From one Eucalyptus grandis isolate ANBG69807.140 chromosome 9, ASM1654582v1, whole genome shotgun sequence genomic stretch:
- the LOC104419631 gene encoding SKP1-like protein 1B isoform X1 — protein sequence MATSRKITLRSSDGESFDVEQSVAVESQTIKHMIEDGCADNAIPLPNVNSKILAKVIEYCKMHVESAKPEDRVNDEELKTWDVDFVKVDQATLFDLILSANYLNIKSLLDLTCQTVADMIKGKTPEEIRKTFSIRNDFTPEEEEEVRRENQWAFE from the exons ATGGCGACGTCGAGGAAGATAACGCTGCGGAGCTCCGACGGGGAGTCGTTCGATGTGGAGCAGTCGGTGGCGGTGGAGTCGCAGACGATCAAGCACATGATCGAGGACGGCTGCGCCGACAACGCGATCCCGCTGCCCAACGTGAACAGCAAGATCCTGGCCAAGGTGATCGAGTACTGCAAGATGCACGTCGAGTCCGCCAAGCCCGAGGATCGCGTCAACGACGAGGAACTCAAGACCTGGGACGTCGATTTCGTCAAGGTCGACCAGGCCACCTTGTTTGACCTGATCCTG TCCGCAAACTATCTGAACATCAAGAGCTTGTTGGACCTGACATGCCAGACAGTGGCTGACATGATCAAAGGCAAGACCCCTGAGGAGATACGCAAGACCTTCAGCATCAGGAATGACTTCACcccagaggaggaggaagaggtgCGGCGGGAGAACCAGTGGGCGTTCGAATGA
- the LOC104419631 gene encoding SKP1-like protein 1B isoform X2, giving the protein MATSRKITLRSSDGESFDVEQSVAVESQTIKHMIEDGCADNAIPLPNVNSKILAKVIEYCKMHVESAKPEDRVNDEELKTWDVDFVKSANYLNIKSLLDLTCQTVADMIKGKTPEEIRKTFSIRNDFTPEEEEEVRRENQWAFE; this is encoded by the exons ATGGCGACGTCGAGGAAGATAACGCTGCGGAGCTCCGACGGGGAGTCGTTCGATGTGGAGCAGTCGGTGGCGGTGGAGTCGCAGACGATCAAGCACATGATCGAGGACGGCTGCGCCGACAACGCGATCCCGCTGCCCAACGTGAACAGCAAGATCCTGGCCAAGGTGATCGAGTACTGCAAGATGCACGTCGAGTCCGCCAAGCCCGAGGATCGCGTCAACGACGAGGAACTCAAGACCTGGGACGTCGATTTCGTCAAG TCCGCAAACTATCTGAACATCAAGAGCTTGTTGGACCTGACATGCCAGACAGTGGCTGACATGATCAAAGGCAAGACCCCTGAGGAGATACGCAAGACCTTCAGCATCAGGAATGACTTCACcccagaggaggaggaagaggtgCGGCGGGAGAACCAGTGGGCGTTCGAATGA
- the LOC104420786 gene encoding SKP1-like protein 1B yields MATSRKITLRSSDGESFEVEQSVAEESQVIKHVIEDCCTDDAIPLPNVNSKILGMVIEYCKKHVESATAEDRVNDEDLKAWDAEFVKVDQATLCDLIKTHNGKLNKI; encoded by the coding sequence ATGGCGACGTCGAGGAAGATAACGCTGCGGAGCTCCGACGGGGAGTCGTTCGAGGTGGAGCAGTCGGTGGCGGAGGAGTCGCAGGTGATCAAGCACGTGATCGAGGACTGCTGCACTGACGACGCGATCCCGCTGCCCAACGTGAACAGCAAGATCCTGGGCATGGTGATCGAGTACTGCAAGAAGCACGTCGAGTCCGCCACGGCCGAGGATCGCGTCAACGACGAGGACCTCAAGGCCTGGGACGCCGAGTTCGTCAAGGTCGACCAGGCCACCCTGTGTGACCTCATCAAAACTCATAATGGGAAactaaataaaatctaa
- the LOC104419632 gene encoding SKP1-like protein 1B, producing MATSRKVTLLSSDGESFEVEQSVAVESITIKDSIEEGSAGNPIPVPKVNSKILAKVIEYCKKHVESAKAEDRVDDEDLVAWDADFVKVDQATLFDLIRAANFLNIKSLLDLTCQTVADMIKGKTPEEKRKTFTIRNDFTPEEEEEVRRENQWAFE from the exons ATGGCGACGTCGAGGAAGGTAACGCTGCTGAGCTCCGACGGGGAGTCGTTCGAGGTGGAGCAGTCGGTGGCGGTGGAGTCGATAACGATCAAGGACAGTATCGAGGAAGGCAGCGCCGGCAACCCGATCCCGGTGCCCAAAGTGAACAGCAAGATCCTGGCCAAGGTGATCGAGTACTGCAAGAAGCACGTCGAGTCCGCCAAGGCCGAGGATCGCGTCGACGACGAGGACCTCGTGGCCTGGGACGCCGATTTCGTCAAGGTCGACCAGGCCACCCTGTTTGACCTCATCCGG GCTGCAAACTTTCTGAACATCAAGAGCTTGTTGGACCTGACATGCCAGACAGTGGCTGACATGATCAAAGGCAAGACCCCTGAGGAGAAACGCAAGACCTTCACTATCAGGAATGACTTCACcccagaggaggaggaagaggtgCGGCGGGAGAACCAGTGGGCATTTGAATGA
- the LOC104419633 gene encoding SKP1-like protein 1B: MATSRKVTLLSSDGESFEVEQSVAVESITIKDSIEEGGAGNAIPVPNVNSKILAKVIEYCKKHVESAKAEDRVDDEDLVAWDADFVEVDRATLFDLIRAANFLNIKSLLDLTCQTVADMIKRMTPEEQRKTFSIRNDFTPEEEEEVRRENQWAFE, encoded by the exons ATGGCGACGTCGAGGAAGGTAACGCTGCTGAGCTCCGACGGGGAGTCGTTCGAGGTGGAGCAGTCGGTGGCGGTGGAGTCGATAACGATCAAGGACAGTATCGAGGAAGGCGGCGCCGGCAACGCGATCCCGGTGCCCAATGTGAACAGCAAGATCCTGGCCAAGGTGATCGAGTACTGCAAGAAGCACGTCGAGTCCGCCAAGGCCGAGGATCGCGTCGACGACGAGGACCTCGTGGCCTGGGACGCCGATTTCGTCGAGGTCGACCGGGCCACCCTGTTTGACCTCATCCGG GCTGCAAACTTTCTGAACATCAAGAGCTTGTTGGACCTAACATGCCAGACAGTGGCTGACATGATCAAACGCATGACCCCTGAGGAGCAACGCAAGACCTTCAGCATCAGGAATGACTTCACcccagaggaggaggaagaggtgCGGCGGGAGAACCAGTGGGCATTCGAATGA
- the LOC104419634 gene encoding protein MID1-COMPLEMENTING ACTIVITY 1 isoform X2, translating into MATWEAFGEVANVAQLTGLDATRLIGMIVQAANTARMHKRNCRQFAQHLKLIGNLLEQLKISELKRYPETREPIEQLEDALRRSYILVNSCQDRSYLYLLAMGWNIVYQFRRAQNEIDRYLKLVPLITLVDNARVRERLEVIERDQREYTLDDEDQKVQTVILTHEPSKNDAMMLKKTLSCSYPNLCFNEALKKENEKLRMELQRSQTNMDMNQCEVIQRLLEVTETVASNSLPDYGSPVKGSKKKEKYTSDADSDREQSTGETYPNNSTSKTSSTSVSLDNDLLPSKGSYGHYEWHTDLLGCCSEPLLCIKTFFCPCDTFSKIATVATNRHMSPGEACNDLLAYSLILSCCCYTCCVRRKLRKMLNITGGWFDDFLSHFMCCCCALVQEWREVEIRGLSGHEKTKTSPPPSQYMES; encoded by the exons ATGGCTACTTGGGAAGCTTTCGGAGAGGTCGCGAATGTGGCCCAGCTCACCGGCCTCGACGCCACGCGGCTGATCGGGATGATCGTGCAGGCCGCCAACACGGCGCGGATGCACAAGCGGAATTGCCGGCAGTTCGCTCAGCATCTGAAGCTGATCGGCAACTTGCTGGAGCAGCTCAAGATCTCGGAGCTCAAGAGGTACCCGGAGACGCGGGAGCCCATCGAGCAGCTCGAGGACGCGCTGCGGAGGTCGTACATCTTGGTCAACAGCTGCCAGGACCGGAGTTACCTCTACCTGCTGGCCATGGGGTGGAACATCGTGTACCAGTTCAGGAGGGCGCAGAACGAGATCGACCGGTACTTGAAGCTCGTCCCGCTCATTACTCTCGTGGACAATGCTCGAGTTCGG GAAAGGTTGGAAGTTATTGAGAGGGATCAACGAGAATACACATTGGACGATGAGGACCAGAAGGTGCAAACTGTAATCTTAACGCATGAACCTTCGAAAAATGATGCCATGATGTTGAAGAAAACTCTGTCCTGTTCCTATCCAAACCTCTGTTTCAATGAGGCTCTGAAGAAGGAGAATGAGAAGCTTCGAATGGAACTTCAACggtcacaaacaaacatggatATGAACCAGTGTGAAGTTATTCAGCGCTTGCTTGAAGTCACAGAAACtgttgcctcaaattcactccCTGATTATGGTTCACCTGTCAAAGGAtccaagaaaaaggagaaatataCCTCTGATGCTGATAGTGATAGAGAACAATCCACGGGAGAAACATATCCTAATAATTCTACCAGCAAAACTTCAAG TACATCAGTCTCCTTGGACAATGATCTGCTCCCATCTAAGGGTTCATATGGACATTATGAATGGCACACTGATTTACTGGGCTGTTGCTCAGAACCACTTCTAT GCATTAAAACATTCTTCTGCCCTTGTGatacattttcaaaaattgctacTGTGGCAACTAATAGGCATATGA GTCCAGGAGAAGCATGCAATGATttgttggcatattcattaaTACTGTCATGCTGTTGCTACACGTGCTGCGTCCGAAGGAAACTACGCAAGATGCTGAACATAACG GGAGGTTGGTTTGATGATTTCCTCTCACATTTTATGTGCTGCTGCTGCGCTCTCGTCCAAGAATGGAGAGAAGTGGAGATCCGAGGGCTCAGTG GTCATGAGAAGACGAAGACAAGCCCTCCTCCCTCACAATACATGGAATCGTGA
- the LOC104419634 gene encoding protein MID1-COMPLEMENTING ACTIVITY 1 isoform X1 — protein sequence MATWEAFGEVANVAQLTGLDATRLIGMIVQAANTARMHKRNCRQFAQHLKLIGNLLEQLKISELKRYPETREPIEQLEDALRRSYILVNSCQDRSYLYLLAMGWNIVYQFRRAQNEIDRYLKLVPLITLVDNARVRERLEVIERDQREYTLDDEDQKVQTVILTHEPSKNDAMMLKKTLSCSYPNLCFNEALKKENEKLRMELQRSQTNMDMNQCEVIQRLLEVTETVASNSLPDYGSPVKGSKKKEKYTSDADSDREQSTGETYPNNSTSKTSRSTSVSLDNDLLPSKGSYGHYEWHTDLLGCCSEPLLCIKTFFCPCDTFSKIATVATNRHMSPGEACNDLLAYSLILSCCCYTCCVRRKLRKMLNITGGWFDDFLSHFMCCCCALVQEWREVEIRGLSGHEKTKTSPPPSQYMES from the exons ATGGCTACTTGGGAAGCTTTCGGAGAGGTCGCGAATGTGGCCCAGCTCACCGGCCTCGACGCCACGCGGCTGATCGGGATGATCGTGCAGGCCGCCAACACGGCGCGGATGCACAAGCGGAATTGCCGGCAGTTCGCTCAGCATCTGAAGCTGATCGGCAACTTGCTGGAGCAGCTCAAGATCTCGGAGCTCAAGAGGTACCCGGAGACGCGGGAGCCCATCGAGCAGCTCGAGGACGCGCTGCGGAGGTCGTACATCTTGGTCAACAGCTGCCAGGACCGGAGTTACCTCTACCTGCTGGCCATGGGGTGGAACATCGTGTACCAGTTCAGGAGGGCGCAGAACGAGATCGACCGGTACTTGAAGCTCGTCCCGCTCATTACTCTCGTGGACAATGCTCGAGTTCGG GAAAGGTTGGAAGTTATTGAGAGGGATCAACGAGAATACACATTGGACGATGAGGACCAGAAGGTGCAAACTGTAATCTTAACGCATGAACCTTCGAAAAATGATGCCATGATGTTGAAGAAAACTCTGTCCTGTTCCTATCCAAACCTCTGTTTCAATGAGGCTCTGAAGAAGGAGAATGAGAAGCTTCGAATGGAACTTCAACggtcacaaacaaacatggatATGAACCAGTGTGAAGTTATTCAGCGCTTGCTTGAAGTCACAGAAACtgttgcctcaaattcactccCTGATTATGGTTCACCTGTCAAAGGAtccaagaaaaaggagaaatataCCTCTGATGCTGATAGTGATAGAGAACAATCCACGGGAGAAACATATCCTAATAATTCTACCAGCAAAACTTCAAG AAGTACATCAGTCTCCTTGGACAATGATCTGCTCCCATCTAAGGGTTCATATGGACATTATGAATGGCACACTGATTTACTGGGCTGTTGCTCAGAACCACTTCTAT GCATTAAAACATTCTTCTGCCCTTGTGatacattttcaaaaattgctacTGTGGCAACTAATAGGCATATGA GTCCAGGAGAAGCATGCAATGATttgttggcatattcattaaTACTGTCATGCTGTTGCTACACGTGCTGCGTCCGAAGGAAACTACGCAAGATGCTGAACATAACG GGAGGTTGGTTTGATGATTTCCTCTCACATTTTATGTGCTGCTGCTGCGCTCTCGTCCAAGAATGGAGAGAAGTGGAGATCCGAGGGCTCAGTG GTCATGAGAAGACGAAGACAAGCCCTCCTCCCTCACAATACATGGAATCGTGA